The DNA sequence CAGTATGGATCAGGGCTTCAGTCATGATCCAAGTTTAGGCGAGGCGGCCGCTCAGACCAGCACCAGGTCGTCAACATGAACAACTTCACGGTCATAGCCGCTGCCCAGTGCCTCGCCCAGCTCGTGCGTGGACCGCCCCAGCATCCGCGGCAGTTCCTCCGACGAGTAATTCACCAGCCCGCGCGCAACGACGGTGCCGTCGGCTCCAGCCAGTTCGACGGCGTCTCCCGCTTCAAAGTCGCCGTGGACCGCGAGGATGCCAGCCGGCAGGAGGGACGTGCGGTGGTGCCGCACGGCGCGCACGGCACCGTCGTCCAGAACCAGCCGGCCCTGCACCGAGGCAACGTGTGCCAGCCAAAGGAGGCGTACCGGTTTGCGGGATCCGTTGACGGAGAACCACGTGCCCACGTCCTCGCCGTTCAGGGCTGCGGCAGCATTGGGCGTGGAGGTTACCAGGGCGTGGATCCCCGATCCTGCCGCCATGCTGGCAGCTTCCACTTTGGTCATCATGCCCCCGGTGCCCACGCCGGCCTTGCCCGCTTTGCCGATGGACACGCCCTCGAGGTCGTGCGCGCCGGTGACCAGCGGGATGCGCTTGGCACCCTGGGCGGGCGGACCGTCGTAGAGGGAGTCGACGTCGGACAGCAGCACGAGCGCATCGGCGCGCACCAGGTGCGCCACCAGGGCCGCGAGCCGGTCGTTGTCGCCAAAGCGGATCTCGTGGGTGGCCACGGTGTCGTTTTCGTTGACCACGGGGACCACCCCGAGGTTCAGCAGCCGGTCCATGGCGCGGAGGGCATTGGTGTGCTGGCTGCGCCGCATCAGGTCTTCTGCCGTCAGCAGGACCTGGCTTACGGTGACGCCGTGTGCACCGAAGGCCTGGGTGTACCGGGCCATCAGGAGCCCCTGGCCCACGCTGGCCGCGGCCTGCTGGGTAGCCAGGTCACGGGGACGCTTGGCCAGCCCGAGGGGAGCCAGCCCCGCAGCGATCGCACCGGAGGACACCAGGATGATTTCGGCGCCTGCGTTGCGCTTGGCAGCCAGTGCGTCAGCCAGGGCAGTCAGCGATTCCTCCGAGATGCCGCCCTTGATGCTGGTCAGGGAAGAGGATCCCACCTTGACCACGATCCGGCGGGCACCGGCCAGCGCGCTTCTGTCCGCAGCACGTCCGGCCGGTACTGCGGTCATGCCCCTAGAGGTCATCGTCCGCTTCCAGTCCGCTTTCCTTGACGGGTCGGGCGGCACGGCGGCCACTGACGGACTCGGTCCAGATGCCGGCCTTGCGCTCCGCCTCAAGTTCGGCGCGGGCGGCAGCCTTGGCATCGCGGCGCTCCTGCTGCTCTTCGCGCTTCTGGCTGCGGGTGGGGCGGTCGCCGATGTCGGCGAACCGGACGTCGGTGCCGCGCGGCGAGGCCAGCAGCTCAGCCCCCGCCATCATGGTGGGCTCCCAATCGAAGACGACGCCGTCATCGTCACCGATGACCACCGTGTCGCCGGGCTTGGCGCCCTGCTTGAACAGTTCGGTTTCCACCCCGAGCCGGGCAAGCCGGTCCGCCAGGTAGCCGATGGCCTCTTCGTTGGTGAAGTCGGTCTGCTTGACCCAGCGCTCGGGCTTTTCGCCCAGGACGCGGAACAGCGGCTCCAGGTTCTTTTCCTCGCGGCGGATCTTGAACCCGGCTTCGTTGACGGCGCGCGGACGCAGCACCACGGGCTGTACCTTGGGCGGGGCCGCCGCCACCGCGTCGCGGGCGGCCTTGACGATCTCCGCCATGGCGAAACCGAGCTGGCGCAGGCCCTCATGGCTGGTGGCGGACACCTCGAAGACGCGGTAGCCGCGCGACTCGAGTTCCGGGCGCACGAACTCGGCCATGTCCTTGCCGTCGGGCAGGTCCACCTTGTTCAGCGCGACCAGCCGCGGGCGGTGGTTCAGGGGAACCACTTCGCCGTCCTGGCCCGCGTAGCTCATGTCGACGGCGTACTTCTCGAGCTCACCTTCGATGATGGCGAGGTCCGTGAGCGGGTCACGGTCGGATTCCAGCGTGCCGCAGTCGAGTACGTGGACCAGGGCCGCGCAGCGCTCAACGTGGCGCAGGAAGTTGTGGCCCAGTCCCCGTCCCTCGCTGGCGCCTTCGATGAGGCCAGGAACATCGGCGATGGTGAACCGCACTTCGCCGGCCTGCACCACGCCCAGGTTGGGAACCAGGGTGGTGAACGGGTAGTCGGCAATCTTGGGGCGCGCAGCGGACATGGCCGCGATCAGGCTGGACTTGCCGGCGGACGGGAAGCCCACCAGGGCGATATCGGCAATGGACTTCAGTTCCAGGACGATGTCCCGGGAATCCCCCTCGATGCCCAGCAGCGCGAAGCCCGGGGCACGGCGTTTCTGGGAGGAGAGGGCCGCGTTGCCCAGGCCGCCGATGCCGCCGGCGGCTGCCACAAACTCGGTACCTTCGCCGACGAGGTCCGCCAGGACTTCACCGTCCTTGGTCTTGACCACGGTGCCGTCCGGCACCGGCAGCACGAGGGTCTCGCCGTTCTTTCCGCCGCGCCAGTCGCCCATGCCGGGTCCGCCGTTGCTGGCGTGCCGGTGGGGTGCGTGGTGGTAGTCGAGGAGGGTGGTGGTCTGGTGGTCCACCCGGAGGATGACGTCGCCGCCGTTGCCGCCGTTGCCGCCGTCGGGCCCGCCCAGCGGCTTGAACTTCTCGCGGTGGACGGAGACGCATCCGTGGCCGCCGGTTCCACCGGATACGTGCAGGACTACCCGGTCTACAAAGCTGGCCACGTGGATCTCCTCAAATGCTGTTTAGATGGGCGCCCGCGGACGCCACATCGATTGTAATGCGGTTAAAAGAACAGTGGAGCGGACCCTCAGGCCCGCTCCACCGCTTCAGAACTGGTTGTTACTCTGCAGCTGCAGCAGCAACGATGTTGACGACGCGACGACCGCGGCGGGTGCCGAACTCAACGGCGCCCGGGGTCAGTGCGAACAGCGTGTCGTCGCCGCCACGGCCAACGCCGGCGCCCGGGTGGAAGTGGGTGCCACGCTGGCGGACGATGATCTCGCCTGCGGAAACTACCTGGCCGCCGAAGCGCTTGACGCCGAGGTACTGAGCGTTGGAATCGCGACCGTTGCGAGTGGAGCTCGCGCCCTTTTTATGTGCCATCTGAAATGCCTGCCTCTAAATTCTGGGGAATCTGTTGAAATACCTGAACAGTAACCGGTGGTTACTTGATGCCGGTGATCTTGACCTTGGTCAGTTCCTGGCGGTGACCCTGGCGCTTCTTGTAGCCGGTCTTGTTCTTGAACTTCTGGATGACAATCTTAGGACCACGCAGGTCCTGGAGGATTTCAGCCGTAACAGTTACCTTGGCCAGGTCAGCGGCGGCGGAGGTGACCTTGTCACCATCAACCAGGAGCAGTGCGGGCAGCTCGATGGTGCTGCCGGCTCCACCGGCGACGCGGTTCAGGGTAACGAAGTCTCCAACGGAAACCTTCTCTTGGCGGCCGCCTGCGCGGACAATCGCGTACACCACTTGGGAACTCACTTCTCTCGACGTTTATTACAAAATTTGCGTGCGGAACCGACTCGGAAAAGCCAGGGTTCTCGCTGTGCCTCAACGCCGTGGGGTCATAACCCAAGTGTTGGCGTAAGCACCGAAGATCCAGAATACGCTAAATCCATCTACGGCCGCAAATGAGGCTGGTTCCGGCGGCCCGGCTGTGGTAGTAACCACACCCCGACAAGCAGCACCGCAACCATGCCCCTCCATAATAGCGGCGGTGCTGCCCGCAGGGGTCAGGCATGCAGCCTCGGCGCGTCGAAGAATTCCACTTCCAGGCGGCAGGACTGCCTGAAGGCGGTCACCATCGCCGCCTGTTCATGGTCGGAGGCCTTCCGCCCTGCCGCGTCCACGATGGCGATGGCCCGCCGGGTGGCTTCGGCGAAGCCCTCGTCGGCGTAGGTCCGGAGCCAGGCTGCGTAGGCGTGGCCGTCAGGCGCTCCCGAGGCGAGGAACTGGGCGTGCAGCTTTTCCCCTACCTCGGCGTAGAGCCAGAAACAGGGCAGAACAGCGGCGGCCAGGACGGCGTAACTTCCCGACGCCGACGCTGCAGTGAGGTGGTCCACGTAGGCCTTGGTGACGGGGCCAAGTCCGCCCTGGGCAGGGCGGGTGCTGAGCCATGAGCGGTGCAGCTCCGACTCCACCTCCAGGCATTGCTGCGAGGATCCGGCCCAGAACAGCTGCTCCGCTTCGGAGGGGGCCAGGGCACTGGCCCGGGCGAGGACGCGGGAGTAGCCGTTCAGGTACAGGGCATCCTGCGCCAGGTAGTAGGCAAAGTCCTTCTCAGCAAGGTCTCCGGAGGCCAGGCCGCGGATGAAGTCCAGGGCGTAGATGTCCGCCACGTCCTGCTGGGCTTCCGTCCACAGCCGGGCAGCGAAAGCGCCTTCCGCGGGGGCCGGCCGCACATGGTGGAAATGGTGCACGGGGCCGTTGCCCTGGCCCACCTCAAGCTGCTCCGAGTTCTCAAGGGCGCCGGCCAGCCATGGCTTGACCGTCAGGAGCGATGCCTCCCAGTCCCCAAGGCGTGCCTGGACGGTGGCCATCGCGGAGGACAGGGAGCAGCCGGTGCCATGGCTGTTGCGGGTGGAAATTCGTTTGCCGTGCACTTCCACCACTTCCTGGGACAGGAGGCCGGCCGTGTTGACCAGCGCGTCCGGGCAGTCTGCACCCGCGAGGTGGCCACCCTTGACCAGCGCGGTGGCTCCGGTGGCTTCGGCAAGGCGCCTTCCCTGGTCCAGCGCCGCCGGCCAGGTCCCGGCAGGGTCCCCGCCCACCAGCATGGCAAGCTCCGGAAGGTTGGGAGTGATGAGGTGCGCCAGGGGCAGCAGTTCGCGGAGGGCAGCCTCCGCGGATTCCTTCAGCAGCCGGTCACCACTGGTGGCCACCATCACGGGGTCGAGGACCACGACGGCGGGGCGCACCTTCTCCAGCCAATGCCGGACAGTGCGGATGACGCTCTCGTCGCCCAGCATGCCGATCTTGACCGCGTCGATGGAGATATCGTCGCTGACCGCGTCCAGTTGTTCGGCGAGGAAAGCGGCCGGAGGAACGTGGACAGCCTGCACGCCACGGGTGTTCTGTGCCGTCAGGGCGGTGATGGCAGCCATACCGTATCCGCCGTGGGCGGCAATGCTTTTGAGGTCGGCCTGGATGCCGGCGCCACCGGACGGGTCGGAGCCCGCGATCGAGAGGACCCGCGGGACGTCCCGGCCCGGGGGCAGCGCGGTGGGAACGCCGGAGGCAGCAGGAAGGGGCATGGAAAGGGTCGAAGACAAGAGACATCCCTTCGCCGGTACTAGCCGGACAGGTTCAACGGGTCTGGATCTCAGCCGGCCTTCTGCGCGGCACCCCGTGTCGGTTTCCACCCTAGCCCGTAGGCCGCACCAGGAGGAAAGGATGACAGCCCTCGGGTCAAGGAAACAACAACCTCGCAGCAGCAGGAATCCCCGCCACACGGCCGATTCCCACGGTGCTTCCCGGGTGAATCGTCCGCAGGACGGGGATTCCTTACTGCGTGGCCGTTTGGCCGGTAACTCCTGCGCCTAGAGCTCCGAGGCAGGCACACCCACGCCGAGGATGATGGGTTCCTCGGGCGCCTTGCCCGGTTCCGCCGGTGCCTGCTGGGGCTTCACGGGTTCGGGAGCCTTGGCCGCGTGCGAATGGCCTGCGCCTGCCGCCTGGACGTTTTCGTGATGCTGGACGGCGGTCTCGTTGGCGGCACCCTGGGCACGGCTGGCGGCACGGTGGCGCCGCGGCCTGCGCTGCCGCGACTGCTCCAGCGTGTGGTCGGAGTAGTCCTTTCCGGCTGCAGCTTCCGTTGCGGCGGCGCGGGCTTCCGCTCCCCCGCCGTCGTGCTGCCGTTCCGGCGCCGCAGCCTCCGGCACCTTCACGGCCTCGGCGGTCTTGGCAGGCGCGTTCTCCACAGGGGAAGCCGGCTGCCCAAGGTGGGCGAACGCTTCCGCGAGCCGGTCCAGGGTGAGGGCGGGCAGGGGATGCTGTTCCTCAGCATGCTCCACGAACGGAAGCGGGACTTCCTCGCCGCCGAACGTCAGGACAGCCGCAGGACGTGCCGGGGCATCGGCGTCGTGCTTCTCCTCGACGGGCGCCGGCGCAGGCTCTACGGAAGGCACCTGCCGGGCTGCCGCCACCTCATCGTCATGCAGGTGGGCAGCGTGGGCCGCAGCGGCAATGTTCGCCAGGGCAAGCCTGGTGGCCTCCGCCTTGGCGTGCCGCTCGGCGTCCGACGGGTCCGGCTGGACCGTGTGCACGTGGACGGCAGGTGCCGGGGCCGCTTCGGGCTGCTGCCCGCCGCGTCCGCGCCGCCGCTTGCGTTCAGTACGCACGCCGGGCTGGGTATTGTCGTTCCGCTGCCCTTCCGGACGGGCTTCCGCGCGGGCTTCGGGCCGGTTGTCGGTGCGCTGGACGTGGTGCTCGGCGGCAACGATGTTGGCGCGGCGGTGCTCCACGGGATCGTCGTGGGTCACAACGCCACGGCCGGCGCAGGCCTCGCACTGTTCGCCGAAGACTTCCAGCAGTCCGGTGCCCATGCGCTTGCGGGTCATCTGGACCAGGCCAAGCGAGGTGACCTCGGCCACCTGGTGCTTGGTCCGGTCACGGCCCAGGCACTCCACCAGTCGGCGCAGGACCAGGTCGCGGTTGGATTCGAGCACCATGTCGATGAAGTCGATCACGATGATGCCGCCGATGTCGCGCAGCCTCAGCTGGCGCACCACTTCCTCGGCTGCCTCAAGGTTGTTCTTGGTGACGGTCTCCTCAAGGTTGCCGCCGCTGCCGGTGAACTTGCCCGTGTTGACGTCCACCACGGTCATCGCCTCGGTACGGTCGATCACCAGGGAGCCGCCGGAGGGCAGGAAGACCTTCCGTTCAAGCGCCTTGTGGATCTGCTCGTCGATGCGCCAGGCGGCGAAGATGTCCTGGTCCTTGGTCCACTTCTCAAGGCGGCCCACAAGGTCCGGCGCCACATAGGTGACGTAGGCCTCGATGGTGTCCCAGGCTTCCTCACCGGAAACGATGAGCTTGGAGAAGTCCTCGTTGAAGACGTCGCGGACCACCTTGATGGTCAGATCGGGTTCGCCGTAGAGCAGCTCGGGAGCCAGGATCTTGGTGGACGCGGACTGGCTTTCGATGCCCTCCCACTGGGCGCGAAGCCGGTTGATGTCGTGCGTCAGCTCTTCCTCGGAAGCGCCCTCGGCCGCGGTACGGACAATCACACCGGCGTGCTCCGGCAGGCGGTCCTTGAGGATGCGCTTGAGCCGGTTGCGTTCGACGTCGGGCAGCTTGCGGGAGATGCCGGTCATGGAACCGCCGGGTACGTACACCAGGTAGCGGCCGGGCAGGGAGATCTGGCTGGTGAGGCGGGCACCCTTGTGGCCCACCGGGTCCTTGGTCACCTGGACCAGGACGGTGTCACCGGACTTCAGCGCGTTTTCGATGCGCCGCTGCTTGCCCTCCAGGTTGACGGCCTCCCAGTTGACCTCGCCCGCGTACAGGACGGCGTTGCGGCCGCGCCCGATGTCCACGAATGCGGCTTCCATGGACGGCAGCACGTTCTGGACCTTGCCCAGGTACACGTTGCCGATCAGCGAGTCCTGCTGCGTCTTGGACACGAAGTGTTCGGCCAGGACACCGTCTTCGAGGACGGCGATCTGGATTCTGTCGTCGCGCTGGCGGACGATCATCTGCCGGTCCACGGACTCCCGGCGCGCCAGGAACTCGGCCTCGGTAATGACCGTGCGGCGGCGGCCGGTGTCACGGGATTCGCGGCGGCGCTGCTTCTTGGCCTCCAGGCGGGTGGAGCCCTTAACGCTGGTCACGCGGTTGCTCACGGGTGCTTCACTGACGGCGCGCGGCGCACGGACCCTGGTCACCGTGTTGGGCGGGTCGTCATCCCCGCCGCCCGTGAGTTCAAGGTCCTGGTCCCCGCGGCGGCGGCGGCGCCGGCGGCGGG is a window from the Arthrobacter sp. NicSoilC5 genome containing:
- the thiD gene encoding bifunctional hydroxymethylpyrimidine kinase/phosphomethylpyrimidine kinase → MPLPAASGVPTALPPGRDVPRVLSIAGSDPSGGAGIQADLKSIAAHGGYGMAAITALTAQNTRGVQAVHVPPAAFLAEQLDAVSDDISIDAVKIGMLGDESVIRTVRHWLEKVRPAVVVLDPVMVATSGDRLLKESAEAALRELLPLAHLITPNLPELAMLVGGDPAGTWPAALDQGRRLAEATGATALVKGGHLAGADCPDALVNTAGLLSQEVVEVHGKRISTRNSHGTGCSLSSAMATVQARLGDWEASLLTVKPWLAGALENSEQLEVGQGNGPVHHFHHVRPAPAEGAFAARLWTEAQQDVADIYALDFIRGLASGDLAEKDFAYYLAQDALYLNGYSRVLARASALAPSEAEQLFWAGSSQQCLEVESELHRSWLSTRPAQGGLGPVTKAYVDHLTAASASGSYAVLAAAVLPCFWLYAEVGEKLHAQFLASGAPDGHAYAAWLRTYADEGFAEATRRAIAIVDAAGRKASDHEQAAMVTAFRQSCRLEVEFFDAPRLHA
- the obgE gene encoding GTPase ObgE, giving the protein MASFVDRVVLHVSGGTGGHGCVSVHREKFKPLGGPDGGNGGNGGDVILRVDHQTTTLLDYHHAPHRHASNGGPGMGDWRGGKNGETLVLPVPDGTVVKTKDGEVLADLVGEGTEFVAAAGGIGGLGNAALSSQKRRAPGFALLGIEGDSRDIVLELKSIADIALVGFPSAGKSSLIAAMSAARPKIADYPFTTLVPNLGVVQAGEVRFTIADVPGLIEGASEGRGLGHNFLRHVERCAALVHVLDCGTLESDRDPLTDLAIIEGELEKYAVDMSYAGQDGEVVPLNHRPRLVALNKVDLPDGKDMAEFVRPELESRGYRVFEVSATSHEGLRQLGFAMAEIVKAARDAVAAAPPKVQPVVLRPRAVNEAGFKIRREEKNLEPLFRVLGEKPERWVKQTDFTNEEAIGYLADRLARLGVETELFKQGAKPGDTVVIGDDDGVVFDWEPTMMAGAELLASPRGTDVRFADIGDRPTRSQKREEQQERRDAKAAARAELEAERKAGIWTESVSGRRAARPVKESGLEADDDL
- a CDS encoding Rne/Rng family ribonuclease, whose product is MDNDQELAVNDEAVAAGAAAPKRAPRTRRKAASRAGDAPTDAVSTAPEVAEAPAAEEAGTEEATTAAKAPARRTRSRKKADAAEPLPAFAAEAEPAAAAPSGTPATASGAADESAAAVPAPDTTADAETKPVRRRRVATRKAASPVSAPEAASAAAAEVAPEPAGPEAVVPEAADQAAAQNVEQAQEPAAQEPAAAPAAAAAPEAARQEQAPDAAGTKDGGAAASPFGSLFLEPASPTSVLFQAPDLSTVVRPAAPVAEEPEEEETEDTDDSSSRRRRRSRGRRGRSRIGDRTEEDNEDGSAEADAEDEADEDTAGQLEDGVTSRRRRRRRRGDQDLELTGGGDDDPPNTVTRVRAPRAVSEAPVSNRVTSVKGSTRLEAKKQRRRESRDTGRRRTVITEAEFLARRESVDRQMIVRQRDDRIQIAVLEDGVLAEHFVSKTQQDSLIGNVYLGKVQNVLPSMEAAFVDIGRGRNAVLYAGEVNWEAVNLEGKQRRIENALKSGDTVLVQVTKDPVGHKGARLTSQISLPGRYLVYVPGGSMTGISRKLPDVERNRLKRILKDRLPEHAGVIVRTAAEGASEEELTHDINRLRAQWEGIESQSASTKILAPELLYGEPDLTIKVVRDVFNEDFSKLIVSGEEAWDTIEAYVTYVAPDLVGRLEKWTKDQDIFAAWRIDEQIHKALERKVFLPSGGSLVIDRTEAMTVVDVNTGKFTGSGGNLEETVTKNNLEAAEEVVRQLRLRDIGGIIVIDFIDMVLESNRDLVLRRLVECLGRDRTKHQVAEVTSLGLVQMTRKRMGTGLLEVFGEQCEACAGRGVVTHDDPVEHRRANIVAAEHHVQRTDNRPEARAEARPEGQRNDNTQPGVRTERKRRRGRGGQQPEAAPAPAVHVHTVQPDPSDAERHAKAEATRLALANIAAAAHAAHLHDDEVAAARQVPSVEPAPAPVEEKHDADAPARPAAVLTFGGEEVPLPFVEHAEEQHPLPALTLDRLAEAFAHLGQPASPVENAPAKTAEAVKVPEAAAPERQHDGGGAEARAAATEAAAGKDYSDHTLEQSRQRRPRRHRAASRAQGAANETAVQHHENVQAAGAGHSHAAKAPEPVKPQQAPAEPGKAPEEPIILGVGVPASEL
- the rplU gene encoding 50S ribosomal protein L21, with product MVYAIVRAGGRQEKVSVGDFVTLNRVAGGAGSTIELPALLLVDGDKVTSAAADLAKVTVTAEILQDLRGPKIVIQKFKNKTGYKKRQGHRQELTKVKITGIK
- the rpmA gene encoding 50S ribosomal protein L27; amino-acid sequence: MAHKKGASSTRNGRDSNAQYLGVKRFGGQVVSAGEIIVRQRGTHFHPGAGVGRGGDDTLFALTPGAVEFGTRRGRRVVNIVAAAAAE
- the proB gene encoding glutamate 5-kinase is translated as MTAVPAGRAADRSALAGARRIVVKVGSSSLTSIKGGISEESLTALADALAAKRNAGAEIILVSSGAIAAGLAPLGLAKRPRDLATQQAAASVGQGLLMARYTQAFGAHGVTVSQVLLTAEDLMRRSQHTNALRAMDRLLNLGVVPVVNENDTVATHEIRFGDNDRLAALVAHLVRADALVLLSDVDSLYDGPPAQGAKRIPLVTGAHDLEGVSIGKAGKAGVGTGGMMTKVEAASMAAGSGIHALVTSTPNAAAALNGEDVGTWFSVNGSRKPVRLLWLAHVASVQGRLVLDDGAVRAVRHHRTSLLPAGILAVHGDFEAGDAVELAGADGTVVARGLVNYSSEELPRMLGRSTHELGEALGSGYDREVVHVDDLVLV